The window ATCGGAAAGGGCGTCCATCTCGCTCTTGTGATAATTGCCAAGCACATAACCATGAACCCGGTCCTTATGCCCCGGATGGCCGATGCCGATGCGCACGCGGCGGAAATCCGCACCTATATGGGCATCGGTTGATCGCAAGCCATTATGTCCCGCATTGCCGCCGCCGCGTTTCACCTTCACCTTCATCGGCGCAAGGTCCAACTCATCATGAAAAACGGTCACATCCTGTGGCGTCAGCTTGTAAAAACGCATTGCTTCACCGACTGAGCGCCCGCTTTCGTTCATGAAGGTCGCGGGCTTTAGCAGGATGATTTTTTCGGGTCCGATCCGGCCTTCCTGAACCCATCCCTGAAACTGTTTCCTGGGCGCTGAAAAGCGATACATGTCGGCGATGACATCGGCCGCCATGAAGCCGACATTATGCCGGTGCATCGCATATTGGGCGCCCGGATTGCCTAGGCCCACCCAGATCTGCATCGCGCATCAACTCCCAATAAAAATCCCGCCCGCCGAGTAGGCGGACGGGATTTGAATTTCCACCCCGAAGGTGAATGTCGAAAGGCTTATTCGCCTTCCGCAGGGGTTTCGTTGTCGCCCTCAGCACTCTTGAGCGCAGAGGGAGCGACCACGGTGGCAACGGTGAAGTCCTGCTCGTCATGAGCGGCCTTTGCGCCCTTGGGCAGCTTCACGGCGCTGATGTGAATCGATTCGCCGACATCCAGGCCGGTCAGATCGACGACGACATCATCGGGGATTTCGGCCGCATCGACGATCAGTTCGATCTCATGCGCGACGATGTTCAGCACGCCGCCCTTCTTGAGGCCCGGCGAAGCATCTTCATTGTCGAAGCGCACCGGCACGTTGACGTGGACTGTGGCATGTTCCGAAACGCGCAGGAAGTCGGCGTGCAGCGGACGATCGGTCACAGGATGGAAAGCGACGTCCTTGGGCAGGGTGCGAACCTGCTTGCCGCCAACCTCGACCATGACGACCGAGTTGAAGAAATGGCCGGTGCCGAGCAGCTTGTTGAGGAGCTTTTCCTCAATGTGGATCGACTGCGGTTCTTCATTGTTACCATAGATGACGGCGGGTACGCGGCCCTCGCGGCGGAGAGCGCGGGAGGCTCCCTTGCCTGCCCGATCGCGTGCCTCGGCCGACAGCGTAAGCTGCTCGCTCATTGCGTGTCTCCAAAAGCAAATTGATGTAAGCGCCCGTCACGCCTCCAGGGATGACCATGCCGGGACCGGGGCCCAATAGCAGAAAAGCGGGAGAAGGCAAGCGACGCCCTCACCCTCCGTCCGTTTCGAGCGCAGTCGAGAAACCACTCACTGCACCCGCGTAATCTTATACCCCTTGGCTTCCAGCAACCCGATCAGATTATCCCGCCCGGTCAGATGCCCCGTTCCCACCGCAATGAAGGGACGCCCCCGAAGCTTCCCCACAGCCTCACTCCAGCCCCGATTGCGGGCGACCAGTACCGCCTCCACCACCATAGGATCGGGCTGCTCCCCCATCTCATCTTCCCGCGCGATCGCCGCCAAGTCGCCTTCCAGCCATGCCCGCAAAATGCGCTCATAGAGCGCCTTCATTCCCTGTGTCTCTTCGATCGTCTGTGCCAGTAGGCGCCGCTGCGCAGCCTCCGGCAGCGTATCGAAGGCGCCAAACTGGCGCGCCACCGTTTCCAGTCCGCTGATCGGCTTGTCCGCTGTACGAAATTCGCCGATTAGTGAGGGTTCGACGCCTTCGTCCCCGCTTACATGCAAGGATTGCTGAGCCGCCGCCGACACCAGCATGGCCGCCGCCCAGCTTTCATAGCTGGACAAAAGCTGCGTGCTCGTCCCGCCCTCACCGGCAATCCGCTGAAGCTCCTCCCGTTCATCGACCGGCACGCGGGCCTCCAGGGGAGGCAAGCCAGGACTGCGCCCCATCTTCTCAAACAGCGCCATGGTGCGTGCGCGATCCTGGATTTCCGCCGATTCCAGCACCAGCTGGTCAGCTTCCTTGATCGCCGCCCTGATCTTGTCCGTCCGCCACGCCACGCCTTTGGGCAGAACATGGATGGTACCGAACAGCCACCCATCCAGCCCATGCCCCTCCACGCGCCAAAGTGCGGGGCCTTTTCCTGCTGGAGGCGCTACCGGCTCGCGCCCGCAGGCCGCCACCAGCAGCAGCGCGCACAAACCCAGCCATCGCAGCAAGCTCACTCGGCCACCCTGGCGGACGCCACTCCCAGCGCCTTCAGCTGATCTTGCACGCTGCCCTTGCCCGCCAGATGACCCGCGCCGACCGCGATGAAAACCGTCCCGGGCTGCGCCAGCCTTCCCTTGATCCACTTCGCCCAATTGGCATTTCGTTGGATCAGCAGCACCTGAGCCAGTTCAGGCGTAGTTTCCAGCGACTCGTTCATCTCCGCCGCCAGCTTCTCGGGATCGCCCTCCTTCCAATGCGCGATCAGCCGGGCGAACTCAGCATCCATGTCCGGCAGGCCGTCGACTGTCGCGTTCAGGAACCTGACCTGGCTTTCCATCGGCAGGCCCGCGAAATAGCCGAGTTGCTGCTCCACCGTCTCCAGCGCCCCGATCTTCTTCCCCGCAGCCTTCGCCGCCGCCGTCAAAGTCTTTTCCGCGCCCAGATCCGCCTTGTAGCCGAGCTTCTCCAGCGGCTGCACGGACAGCGCGATGCCCGCCATCCACGGGTTGAACGCCTCGAATATCTGCCAGGGAAGGCTGTTCGCCACCATCGCCGCCTGATATTTCCCACGTTCCTCCGCGCCGAGCCGGTCAGACAGCTTCACCCCGTCCCGCGCCAGCGCCGTATGCGCCATCGAAGCTGCCATCGCCTGCGCATCCTCAGGCTCGACAATCTCCAGCACCAACTCGTCCGCCCCATCGAACGCCCGCTTGATCCCGCCCTGGAACCATTCGGTCCCTGGCTTCAGAACATGCACCGTGCCGAACAGATAGATGGTCGTATCCGCATCCTTCACCCGCCACAGCGCAGGCGTCACATAGGCAGCTTTCGCCGCAGCAGGGCGCGCGGAAGCCGTCTGTTCCTGCGCACAGCCGGTCAGCAACAGCAGGCCAGCAGCCAGCAAGCGGGGAAGGGGCCATTTCATATCGGCATCGATCCATATCGAAGGGTTTCGCCGCCATCCATGCGGGGCAGGGGCCTTCAGGGCAAGCGGATTAACTGCCTTTCCACCGGCTTTCCCTTGACCCTAAAGCCCTCCTGCGCCAAGGCGCGCGCGATCAAACCGTCATTTTCGCAAGGGACCGTCCGTGGCGACAGGCAAGCCGCTTTCCTTTCAGGACCTGATCCTGACCCTGCACGCCTATTGGGGAAAGCAGGGGTGCGTCATCCTGCAACCCTATGACATGGAAGTCGGCGCGGGCACCTTCCACCCCGCCACCACCTTGCGCAGCCTTGGTCCCGACGCCTGGAACGCCGCCTATGTGCAGCCCAGCCGTCGCCCGACCGATGGCCGCTATGGCGAAAACCCCAATCGCCTCCAGCATTATTACCAATATCAGGTGATCATGAAGCCGTCCCCGGCGAACCTGCAGGAACTCTACCTGGGATCGCTGGTGGAGATCGGCATCGACCCGCTGGTGCACGACATTCGCTTCGTAGAGGACGACTGGGAAAGCCCGACGCTGGGCGCCTGGGGCCTTGGCTGGGAAGTCTGGTGCGACGGCATGGAAGTCACCCAGTTCACCTATTTCCAGCAGATGGGCGGACTCGACTGCAAGCCCGTCGCGGGCGAGTTGACCTACGGCCTCGAACGCCTTGCCATGTATATTCAGGGCGTCGACAGCGTCTATGACCTGAAGTTCAACGACGGGGGCGTCACCTATGGCGACGTGTTCCTCGCTAATGAGCAGCAGATGTCGAAATGGAATTTCGAGATCGCCGACACCGAAAAGCTGTTCCGCTGGTTCAAGGACGCCGAAGCCGAGTGCAAGGCGAGTCTCGAAGCGGGCGTCCCGCTCGCCGCCTATGATCAGGCGATCAAGGCGAGCCATGTCTTCAACCTGCTTCAGGCGCGCGGCGTCATCTCCGTCCAGGAACGCGCCAGCTACATCGGTCGCGTCCGCGACCTTGCCAAGGGTTCGTGCGAAAAGTGGATGGAAGTGAACGGGTGGGTGGCGTGATGCAGATGTTAAATTCCATCATCCCAGCGAAAGCTGGGATCTCATGCCCCAAGCGCTCCACCATGCGGCACAAGGCCCCGGTCTCCGCCGGGGCTGTGGAGAAAATCGCATGACCGATTTTCTCCTTGAACTGCGCTGCGAAGAAATCCCCGCACGCATGCAGCTCAAAGCGTCGGAAGACCTCGCCCGCCTCTTCACCGAGGAGCTGGGCAAGGCTGGCCTGAAGCCCGAAAACATCGACAGCTTCGTCACACCCCGCCGCCTCGCTTTGATCGCCCGCAACCTGCCGCTGGAAACCGCCGCCGTCAGCGAAGAGTTCAAAGGCCCCCGCACCTCCGCCCCCGCACAGGCTCTGGAAGGCTTCCTCCGCAAGACCGGGCTGAACCAGGACCAGCTTGAGGACCGCGACGGCGTCTGGTTCGCCACCGTCAACAAGCCCGGCCGTGCGACGGTAGAAGTGCTGGCGCAAGCCGTGCCCGCCGTCGTCCGCGCCTTCCCTTGGCCCAAGTCCATGCGCTGGGGCACAGCATCCCAGACGACCGAAAGCCTCCGCTGGGTCCGCCCATTGCAAGGCATCGTCGCCATCCTCGGCGAAGATCTGGTCGATATCGAAATCGAAGGCATCCGCAGCGGTTACGCCACGCTCGGCCACCGCTTCCACCATCCCGGTGAAATCACCATCGGCAGCGCACACGATTATGTCGAAAAGCTGCGCGCCTGCCATGTGATCGTCAGCCACCAGGAGCGCCAGTCCATCATCGAGGCGAAGGCGAACGAAGCCGCTGCCGCGAAGGGCTATACCGTCATCGAGGACAATGGCCTCGTCGCTGAAAATGCCGGGCTGACGGAATGGCCGGTCCCGCTGCTCGGCGATTTCGATCCCGCCTTCCTTGATGTTCCGCCTGAGGTCATCCAGCTAACCCTTCGGATAAATCAGAAATATTTTGTTCTGCGCGACGGCGCGGGCAAGCTCGCCCCGGCCTTTATCTGCACTGCAAATATCGAGGCCAAGGACGGCGGCGAAGCGATCATCGCCGGCAACCGCAAGGTCCTCGCGGCGCGCTTGTCGGATGCCCGCTTCTTCTGGGAGCAGGACCGCAAGACTAGCCTCGAAGATCACGCCAAGAAGCTCGAACGCATCACTTTCCACGAGAAGCTCGGCACAGTCGCGGACAAAGTGGACCGCGTAGCCAAACTGGCCCGCTGGCTGGTAGAAGAAGGCATAATCGCTCCCCTCGCGCAAGCGGGAGGGGCCGGGGGTGGGCAAGCCCCAACGACCGAACAACTCGCAGACCTAGTCGAACAAGCCGCCCGCCTAGCCAAAGGCGACCTCGTCACCGAAATGGTTGGAGAGTTCCCCGAGCTTCAAGGCATCATGGGCGGCTATTACGCCCGCGCCGAAGGTCTGCCCGATGCCGTGTCGGACGCAATCCGCGACCACTATAAGCCGGTAGGCCAGGGAGATGAGGTGCCAACTGCACCCGTCACCGTGGCGGTGTCGCTGGCGGACAAGCTCGATACACTCGCAGGCTTTTTTATCATCAATGAACGACCGACCGGATCTAAGGATCCATTTGCCTTAAGGCGCGCAGGTATTGCGATTTCTGCCTTGGTTCTAGGCAACGAACTCCGGGTTGGCATCACCAAGGTCGGAATGCAGGCAATGTTCGGGATCCTCTCCAACATCTATCGCGGAGAGGAGCTTGGAAAAATCGCGAGCATTGCGCCTGCGCTTGGTCAACTCTCAGACCGAGGATTGGCTGATGCTGTAATCAAGGACGTATTTCCCAAGGTCGATGTTCTTTCTGATCCAACAGCGGTGTTGCCAGTTGAACAAAGAGATCGGAAAAATGCGGCAACTTTGATCGAGGTGGTTGCATTCATTTTCGACCGCCTCAAGGTCCAGCAAAAGGAAGCGGGCGTCCGCCATGACCTGATCGACGCGGTCTTCGCGCTCGGCGGCGAGGACGACCTCGTCCGCCTGCTCGCTCGCGTGAAGGCGCTTCAATCCTTCGTCGCCACCGATGATGGCGCGAACCTGCTTGCCGGTTACAAGCGCGCCGCCAACATCCTGAAGAAGGAAGGTGTCGATCAATCCGTCATGCCAGCGAAAGCTGGCATCTCAGGCGGTGCGAGTGAGGCTGAGACCCCAGCCTCCGCTGGGGTGACGCCGTTGACCTACACCCCCGAACCCGCAGAAGCCGAGCTCATCGCTGCCCTCGATGCCGCCGAACCGCGCGCAAGCGCCGCAGTGCAGGCGGAGGATTTCGAAGGCGCCATGGGTGCGCTCGCTAGCCTGCGCGCACCGATCGACGCATTCTTCGACAAGGTCACTGTGAACGATGCTGACCCGGACAAGCGTCTCGCGCGTCTCGCGCTGCTCGCACGCGTGCGGGACGCGGTTCACGCCGTCGCTGATTTCTCGAAAATTGCAGGGTAGTTCGTGAGAACCGGGCCGTAAAGCGCTCGGAAAGAATATAGAAGGTCGAGGATCATCGTAAAAGCGGGTGCGTTCACCGCCCCGTCTGTTGTAGGAATGTTGCTGCAACGCACAAACATACGGCAACCAGTGCAGGGAGAGCCGGAACTATGTTGAAAATGGAAGAGGCCAGCATGAGCACGACCGCGACGCGTTATGTCTATCGTTTCGGCGGCGGCGTCGATGATGGTGGCAAGGGTGACAAGAATCTCCTCGGCGGCAAGGGCGCCAATCTGGACGGCATGGCCGCCATCGGCCTTCCTGTGCCTCCGGGTTTCACTATCACTACGGAGATGTGCACGCGCTATTATCAGGACGGCGGCGTGTTCCCGGAAAGCCTTAAGGCGGAAGTCGCCAACGGCATCGCGCATATCGAAGGGATCACCGGCAAGAAGTTCGGCGACGCCGCCGATCCGCTGCTCGTTTCCGTCCGCTCTGGCGCGCGCATCTCCATGCCCGGCATGATGGACACTGTCCTCAACCTTGGCCTTAACGATGAAACCGTCGTCGGCCTCGCTGCGGCATCGGGTGACGAGCGTTTTGCCTGGGACAGCTATCGCCGCTTCATCCAGATGTATTCGGACGTCGTGCTGGAACTCGACCATGGAGCGTTCGAGGAAGCCCTCGAAATCGCGAAGGAAGACCAGGGTTATACGCTCGACACGGAAATGACCGCCGACGACTGGAAGGCGCTCGTTGCCGAATATAAGGCTCTTGTTTCAAAGCTTTGGAACAAGCCTTTCCCGCAGGATGTGAACGATCAGCTTTGGGGCGCGATCAGCGCGGTCTTCGGCAGCTGGCAGGCCGACCGCGCCAAGGTCTATCGTCGCCTGAACTCCATTCCGCACGATTGGGGCACTGCCGTCAACGTGCAGGCGATGGTATTCGGCAATATGGGCGACACTTCCGCTACCGGCGTCGCCTTTACCCGCGATCCGGCAACGGGCGAGAACGCCTATTATGGCGAATATCTCATCAACGCGCAGGGTGAAGACGTCGTCGCGGGCATCCGCACGCCGCAATATCTGACCAAGGCCGCACGCGAGCGGGCAGGGGCCAAGCCGCTGTCGATGGAAGAGGCGATGCCGGAAACCTATGCCGAACTGGCGCGGGTCTTCCAGATCCTCGAAACCCATTATCGCGACATGCAGGACATCGAGTTCACCGTGCAGCAGGGCAAGCTCTGGATGCTCCAGACCCGATCGGGCAAGCGCACTGCCAAGGCCGCCCTCAAGATCGCGGTCGACATGGCCACCGAAGGCCTGATCACCGAGCAGGAAGCTGTCGCTCGCGTCGATCCCGCCGCGCTCGATCAACTGCTCCACCCGACGCTCGACCCCAAGGCGCCGCGCGATGTGTTGACCAAGGGCCTGCCCGCATCGCCGGGCGCGGCTTCGGGCGCGATTGTTTTCGACGCCGACACCGCAGAACGCCGCAATGAGCTTGGCGACTCTGTCATCCTCGTTCGCGTCGAAACCTCGCCAGAAGACATCCACGGCATGCATGCGGCCAAGGGCATCCTGACCGCGCGTGGCGGCATGACGTCACACGCCGCGGTGGTTGCGCGCGGCATGGGCCGCCCCTGCGTATCCGGCGCGGGCAGCCTGTCGATCGACAACACCGCCAAGACGCTGCGCATCGACGGCCGCACGCTCAAGGAAGGCGACATCCTCACCATCGACGGTTCGACCGGCGAGGTGATGGCGGGCGAAGTGCCCACCGTGCAGCCTGAACTGGCCGGCGACTTCGGCGTGCTGATGGGCTGGGCCGACAAGGTCCGCCGCCTGAAGGTTCGCGCCAACGCGGAAACGCCGCTCGATTGCCAGACCGCGCGCGATTTTGGCGCGGAAGGTGTGGGCCTGTGCCGCACCGAGCATATGTTCTTCGACGCCGCCCGCATCACCGCCGTCCGCGAGATGATCCTCGCGGACAGCGAAAAGGGCCGCCGCGCCGCGCTCGAAAAGCTGCTGCCTGAGCAGCGCGACGATTTCGCGCAGATCTTCATGGTCATGGCGGGTCTGCCCGTCACCATCCGCCTGCTCGATCCGCCGCTGCACGAATTCCTGCCCCATGGCGAGGCGGAGTTCGAAGAAGTGGCCAAGGCTGCGGGCGTTGGCGTGGATGCACTCAAGCGCCGTGCCGCCGAATTGCACGAGTTCAACCCGATGCTCGGCCATCGCGGTTGCCGACTTGGCGTCACCTATCCCGAAATCTACGAAATGCAGGCCCGCGCTATCTTCGAAGCCGCGCTGATCGTTAAGCAGCGCAGCGGGGACGCGCCTATCCCGGAAATCATGATCCCGCTCGTCGCGACGAAGAAGGAGCTGGAGCTGATGAAGGCGATTGTCGATCGCGTCGCCAGCGAGGTCTTCGCAGAACAAGGCGGATCGGTCGAATATCTCGTCGGCACCATGATCGAACTGCCGCGCGCCGCGCTCAAGGCTGGCGAGATCGCTGAGGTTGGCGAATTCTTCTCCTTCGGCACCAACGACCTGACACAGACGACGATAGGCATCAGCCGTGATGACGCCGGCCGTTTCCTGACCCAATATGTGGATAAGGGCATCTTCGCGCGCGATCCGTTCGTCAGCATCGATGTGGAGGGCGTGGGCGAACTCATTGAACTGGCTACCGAGCGTGGTCGTGCTAGCCGTCCTGGCATCAAGCTGGGCATTTGCGGCGAGCATGGTGGCGACCCGGCGTCCATCGCCTTCTGCGAGCGGACCGGTCTCGATTATGTGTCGGCTTCGCCCTATCGCGTTCCTATCGCCCGT of the Sphingobium herbicidovorans genome contains:
- the pth gene encoding aminoacyl-tRNA hydrolase — its product is MQIWVGLGNPGAQYAMHRHNVGFMAADVIADMYRFSAPRKQFQGWVQEGRIGPEKIILLKPATFMNESGRSVGEAMRFYKLTPQDVTVFHDELDLAPMKVKVKRGGGNAGHNGLRSTDAHIGADFRRVRIGIGHPGHKDRVHGYVLGNYHKSEMDALSDMLGAIGAEAEWLAKEDDARFMNEVALRLAE
- a CDS encoding 50S ribosomal protein L25/general stress protein Ctc, coding for MSEQLTLSAEARDRAGKGASRALRREGRVPAVIYGNNEEPQSIHIEEKLLNKLLGTGHFFNSVVMVEVGGKQVRTLPKDVAFHPVTDRPLHADFLRVSEHATVHVNVPVRFDNEDASPGLKKGGVLNIVAHEIELIVDAAEIPDDVVVDLTGLDVGESIHISAVKLPKGAKAAHDEQDFTVATVVAPSALKSAEGDNETPAEGE
- a CDS encoding TraB/GumN family protein; translation: MSLLRWLGLCALLLVAACGREPVAPPAGKGPALWRVEGHGLDGWLFGTIHVLPKGVAWRTDKIRAAIKEADQLVLESAEIQDRARTMALFEKMGRSPGLPPLEARVPVDEREELQRIAGEGGTSTQLLSSYESWAAAMLVSAAAQQSLHVSGDEGVEPSLIGEFRTADKPISGLETVARQFGAFDTLPEAAQRRLLAQTIEETQGMKALYERILRAWLEGDLAAIAREDEMGEQPDPMVVEAVLVARNRGWSEAVGKLRGRPFIAVGTGHLTGRDNLIGLLEAKGYKITRVQ
- a CDS encoding TraB/GumN family protein, whose product is MKWPLPRLLAAGLLLLTGCAQEQTASARPAAAKAAYVTPALWRVKDADTTIYLFGTVHVLKPGTEWFQGGIKRAFDGADELVLEIVEPEDAQAMAASMAHTALARDGVKLSDRLGAEERGKYQAAMVANSLPWQIFEAFNPWMAGIALSVQPLEKLGYKADLGAEKTLTAAAKAAGKKIGALETVEQQLGYFAGLPMESQVRFLNATVDGLPDMDAEFARLIAHWKEGDPEKLAAEMNESLETTPELAQVLLIQRNANWAKWIKGRLAQPGTVFIAVGAGHLAGKGSVQDQLKALGVASARVAE
- a CDS encoding glycine--tRNA ligase subunit alpha, which codes for MATGKPLSFQDLILTLHAYWGKQGCVILQPYDMEVGAGTFHPATTLRSLGPDAWNAAYVQPSRRPTDGRYGENPNRLQHYYQYQVIMKPSPANLQELYLGSLVEIGIDPLVHDIRFVEDDWESPTLGAWGLGWEVWCDGMEVTQFTYFQQMGGLDCKPVAGELTYGLERLAMYIQGVDSVYDLKFNDGGVTYGDVFLANEQQMSKWNFEIADTEKLFRWFKDAEAECKASLEAGVPLAAYDQAIKASHVFNLLQARGVISVQERASYIGRVRDLAKGSCEKWMEVNGWVA
- the glyS gene encoding glycine--tRNA ligase subunit beta → MTDFLLELRCEEIPARMQLKASEDLARLFTEELGKAGLKPENIDSFVTPRRLALIARNLPLETAAVSEEFKGPRTSAPAQALEGFLRKTGLNQDQLEDRDGVWFATVNKPGRATVEVLAQAVPAVVRAFPWPKSMRWGTASQTTESLRWVRPLQGIVAILGEDLVDIEIEGIRSGYATLGHRFHHPGEITIGSAHDYVEKLRACHVIVSHQERQSIIEAKANEAAAAKGYTVIEDNGLVAENAGLTEWPVPLLGDFDPAFLDVPPEVIQLTLRINQKYFVLRDGAGKLAPAFICTANIEAKDGGEAIIAGNRKVLAARLSDARFFWEQDRKTSLEDHAKKLERITFHEKLGTVADKVDRVAKLARWLVEEGIIAPLAQAGGAGGGQAPTTEQLADLVEQAARLAKGDLVTEMVGEFPELQGIMGGYYARAEGLPDAVSDAIRDHYKPVGQGDEVPTAPVTVAVSLADKLDTLAGFFIINERPTGSKDPFALRRAGIAISALVLGNELRVGITKVGMQAMFGILSNIYRGEELGKIASIAPALGQLSDRGLADAVIKDVFPKVDVLSDPTAVLPVEQRDRKNAATLIEVVAFIFDRLKVQQKEAGVRHDLIDAVFALGGEDDLVRLLARVKALQSFVATDDGANLLAGYKRAANILKKEGVDQSVMPAKAGISGGASEAETPASAGVTPLTYTPEPAEAELIAALDAAEPRASAAVQAEDFEGAMGALASLRAPIDAFFDKVTVNDADPDKRLARLALLARVRDAVHAVADFSKIAG
- the ppdK gene encoding pyruvate, phosphate dikinase gives rise to the protein MLKMEEASMSTTATRYVYRFGGGVDDGGKGDKNLLGGKGANLDGMAAIGLPVPPGFTITTEMCTRYYQDGGVFPESLKAEVANGIAHIEGITGKKFGDAADPLLVSVRSGARISMPGMMDTVLNLGLNDETVVGLAAASGDERFAWDSYRRFIQMYSDVVLELDHGAFEEALEIAKEDQGYTLDTEMTADDWKALVAEYKALVSKLWNKPFPQDVNDQLWGAISAVFGSWQADRAKVYRRLNSIPHDWGTAVNVQAMVFGNMGDTSATGVAFTRDPATGENAYYGEYLINAQGEDVVAGIRTPQYLTKAARERAGAKPLSMEEAMPETYAELARVFQILETHYRDMQDIEFTVQQGKLWMLQTRSGKRTAKAALKIAVDMATEGLITEQEAVARVDPAALDQLLHPTLDPKAPRDVLTKGLPASPGAASGAIVFDADTAERRNELGDSVILVRVETSPEDIHGMHAAKGILTARGGMTSHAAVVARGMGRPCVSGAGSLSIDNTAKTLRIDGRTLKEGDILTIDGSTGEVMAGEVPTVQPELAGDFGVLMGWADKVRRLKVRANAETPLDCQTARDFGAEGVGLCRTEHMFFDAARITAVREMILADSEKGRRAALEKLLPEQRDDFAQIFMVMAGLPVTIRLLDPPLHEFLPHGEAEFEEVAKAAGVGVDALKRRAAELHEFNPMLGHRGCRLGVTYPEIYEMQARAIFEAALIVKQRSGDAPIPEIMIPLVATKKELELMKAIVDRVASEVFAEQGGSVEYLVGTMIELPRAALKAGEIAEVGEFFSFGTNDLTQTTIGISRDDAGRFLTQYVDKGIFARDPFVSIDVEGVGELIELATERGRASRPGIKLGICGEHGGDPASIAFCERTGLDYVSASPYRVPIARLAAAQAALASK